A genomic stretch from Sinorhizobium terangae includes:
- a CDS encoding ABC transporter substrate-binding protein: MAPLKQALVCTWMAASTALVATMATPFTVHAATPGDTLVQALQIDDIITLDPAELFEFSTAEIAGNTYERLFSYDYSDVSKVSGEVAESWAVSDDGKTFTFKIRAGKKFASGNPLTAEDVVFSLQRAVILDKSPAFIIGQLGFDKNNVKDRIKQTGPFEFTMELNQPYAPTFVLYCLTSPVASIVDKLLLTQHESDGDLGYHWLKTHYAGSGPFAIRDWKANEVVVLERNPNYEKKTPLQRVIYRHIKETATQRLLLEKGDVDISRNLSPEEIDAVSKNPDIKINEGAKSTIYYLGLNQKNPNLAKPEVREALRWLVDYGAITDTIMRYKGEIHQTFLPRGYLGALDSNPYHLDIAKAKGLLAKAGLADGFTVTMDTRSTPEITGIAQAIQATFAEAGVKLEIIPGDLKQTLTKYRSRQHDIFIGNWGSDYPDPNSNADVFAANEDNSDDAAAKPLAWRNSWDPGSLTGQTRAAVMESDPQKRAEMYEELQRAVLKDGPFVIFLQQTEVAAERKNVDGFVIGPSFDTNSFAQAKKN; encoded by the coding sequence ATGGCACCGCTCAAGCAGGCTTTGGTATGCACATGGATGGCAGCTTCGACGGCCCTGGTCGCTACGATGGCGACCCCGTTCACGGTTCACGCGGCAACGCCAGGGGACACTTTAGTCCAGGCTCTGCAGATCGATGACATCATCACTCTGGACCCCGCCGAGCTCTTCGAGTTCAGCACGGCTGAAATTGCGGGCAACACGTACGAACGCCTGTTTTCTTATGACTACAGCGACGTCTCTAAGGTCTCTGGTGAAGTCGCGGAATCGTGGGCCGTCTCGGACGACGGCAAAACGTTCACCTTCAAGATCCGCGCAGGCAAGAAGTTCGCCTCTGGCAATCCGTTGACTGCCGAGGACGTGGTGTTTTCACTTCAGCGGGCCGTCATTCTCGACAAGTCGCCGGCCTTCATTATCGGCCAGTTGGGCTTCGACAAGAACAATGTGAAGGACAGGATCAAGCAGACCGGCCCCTTTGAGTTCACGATGGAACTCAATCAGCCTTATGCGCCGACCTTTGTCCTCTACTGCCTGACGTCACCCGTCGCATCCATCGTCGACAAGCTGTTGCTGACGCAACACGAGAGTGACGGCGATCTTGGCTACCATTGGCTCAAGACCCATTATGCTGGTTCCGGCCCTTTCGCCATTCGTGACTGGAAGGCGAACGAGGTCGTGGTCTTGGAGCGGAACCCAAACTACGAGAAGAAGACGCCTCTGCAGCGCGTGATTTACCGTCACATCAAGGAAACTGCGACACAGCGCCTGCTGCTGGAGAAAGGCGACGTCGACATCTCCCGCAATCTGAGTCCGGAGGAAATCGACGCGGTGTCGAAGAATCCCGATATCAAGATCAACGAGGGCGCGAAAAGCACCATCTACTACCTGGGTCTCAATCAAAAGAATCCGAACCTCGCCAAGCCAGAGGTCCGCGAGGCTCTGAGATGGCTCGTCGACTACGGGGCCATCACCGACACGATCATGAGATATAAGGGCGAGATCCATCAGACTTTCCTGCCGAGAGGGTATCTGGGCGCACTGGACTCAAACCCCTACCACCTCGACATTGCCAAGGCGAAGGGTCTGCTCGCCAAAGCCGGTCTGGCGGACGGCTTCACCGTCACCATGGATACCCGCTCGACGCCGGAAATCACCGGTATCGCACAGGCGATTCAGGCGACCTTCGCAGAGGCAGGCGTCAAGCTGGAGATCATTCCAGGTGACCTTAAGCAGACCCTGACCAAATATCGCTCCCGGCAGCACGATATCTTCATCGGCAACTGGGGCTCCGATTATCCGGATCCGAACTCCAATGCGGATGTGTTCGCGGCAAACGAGGACAACTCGGACGATGCCGCCGCTAAGCCGCTAGCATGGCGAAACTCCTGGGATCCAGGGTCGTTGACCGGCCAGACCCGCGCCGCTGTCATGGAGAGCGATCCTCAAAAGCGCGCCGAGATGTACGAGGAACTGCAGAGAGCCGTGCTCAAGGACGGCCCGTTCGTCATCTTCCTGCAGCAGACCGAGGTCGCCGCCGAACGCAAGAATGTCGATGGCTTCGTCATTGGGCCGTCCTTCGACACCAACAGCTTTGCGCAAGCCAAGAAGAACTGA
- a CDS encoding ABC transporter permease, with amino-acid sequence MAHLLVDGSKGHDALCYLAKLAQFVFVLATTLLGLVAVTFLIGRVVPIDPVLAIVGDRASPQIYARARQELGLDLPLVEQFWTYLKKAATGDFGNSVLTTNPVMADIANAFPATFELATLGTLVGMLLGIPLGVLAAVKRGSIIDHVVRLLGLAGYSIPVFWLGLMCLLLFYAKLEWVGGPGRIDVTYSYLYTPVTNIVLIDAAIQGQWEAFWDAVSHVILPACLLGYYSLAYISRMTRSFMLNELAQEYVIAARVKGLSELRVIWRHALRNAAVPLVTVVALSYANLLEGSVLTETVFAWPGLGQYMTNSLQNADMNAVLGGTIAIGTVFVLLNLVSDLLYRLLDPRTR; translated from the coding sequence ATGGCACACCTACTCGTGGACGGTAGCAAAGGGCATGACGCCCTTTGCTACCTGGCAAAGCTCGCCCAGTTCGTTTTCGTACTGGCAACGACCCTCCTCGGACTCGTCGCCGTCACCTTCCTGATTGGGCGTGTCGTTCCGATCGACCCGGTCCTTGCCATCGTAGGTGATCGCGCCAGCCCCCAAATCTATGCGCGCGCGCGGCAGGAGCTCGGGCTTGATCTGCCGCTCGTCGAGCAGTTCTGGACCTATCTGAAGAAGGCCGCGACGGGCGATTTCGGCAATTCGGTCCTCACCACCAATCCAGTGATGGCCGACATCGCCAACGCCTTTCCAGCAACTTTCGAATTGGCGACACTAGGCACCCTTGTCGGCATGCTGTTGGGCATCCCGCTCGGTGTTCTCGCCGCCGTCAAGCGCGGCAGCATTATCGACCACGTCGTTCGACTCCTCGGGCTCGCCGGCTATTCCATTCCGGTGTTCTGGCTCGGCCTCATGTGCCTGCTGCTCTTCTATGCCAAGCTAGAATGGGTCGGTGGGCCGGGGCGCATCGACGTGACCTATTCCTATCTCTACACGCCGGTCACCAACATCGTTCTCATCGACGCCGCCATTCAGGGCCAATGGGAGGCGTTCTGGGACGCAGTTTCGCATGTCATCCTGCCGGCCTGCCTGCTCGGCTACTATTCGCTCGCCTACATCAGCCGGATGACGCGCTCGTTCATGCTCAACGAGCTGGCACAGGAATACGTCATCGCGGCGCGCGTGAAGGGACTTTCCGAGTTACGAGTGATCTGGCGTCATGCCCTGCGCAATGCGGCCGTGCCGCTGGTCACCGTGGTCGCGCTGTCCTATGCGAACCTGCTTGAAGGCTCCGTGCTGACGGAAACGGTGTTCGCGTGGCCAGGTCTCGGCCAATACATGACCAATTCCCTTCAGAACGCCGACATGAATGCGGTCCTGGGCGGAACGATCGCGATCGGCACCGTCTTTGTGCTGCTCAACCTCGTCTCCGACCTTCTCTACCGCCTGCTGGACCCGAGGACCCGCTGA
- a CDS encoding ABC transporter permease: MTSAPSSPQCSGLRAWLLSTEPGSRWQARLGRGYIGWRSFTRNPLAVLGLGIVAALILVAIFADGIAPHSPVIGGDLRTQRLLPPSDAFWLGTDDQARDIFSRLVHGSRITLFVIVLVSLIATPIGLLVGTISGYRGGWIDTALMRITDIFLAFPRLILALAFVAALGPGIENAVIAIAITSWPPYARIARAETLMIRKSDFIAAVRLQGASTARVILGHVVPLCIPSLVVRVTLDMAGIILTAAGLGFLGLGAQPPMPEWGAMIAAGRNYLVDQWWVAAMPGLAIFVVSLSFNLLGDGLRDVLDPKAAK, from the coding sequence ATGACTAGCGCCCCTTCGTCTCCCCAATGCTCCGGCCTGCGGGCTTGGCTCCTTTCAACCGAACCAGGCTCTCGCTGGCAGGCGCGCCTGGGCCGAGGGTATATCGGCTGGCGCTCGTTCACCAGGAACCCGCTCGCCGTCCTGGGCCTCGGCATCGTGGCTGCCCTGATACTTGTCGCGATTTTTGCCGATGGCATAGCCCCCCATTCTCCGGTGATCGGCGGCGACCTGCGCACGCAGCGCCTGCTACCGCCGAGCGACGCCTTTTGGCTTGGTACAGACGACCAGGCGCGGGATATTTTTTCCCGCCTCGTCCATGGCTCGCGCATCACGCTGTTCGTCATCGTTCTGGTATCTCTGATCGCTACGCCCATCGGCCTGCTGGTTGGCACCATCTCCGGCTATCGTGGCGGGTGGATCGATACGGCCCTGATGCGGATCACCGACATCTTCCTGGCCTTTCCGCGCCTCATACTGGCGCTGGCCTTCGTGGCGGCGCTTGGTCCGGGCATTGAGAACGCAGTCATTGCGATCGCGATCACCTCCTGGCCCCCTTACGCCCGCATCGCACGCGCGGAGACGTTGATGATACGCAAGAGCGACTTCATCGCGGCCGTGAGGCTCCAGGGCGCCTCAACCGCCCGCGTCATCCTTGGCCACGTGGTGCCGCTGTGCATCCCGTCACTGGTCGTGCGCGTCACGCTCGACATGGCCGGCATCATCCTAACCGCGGCCGGGCTCGGCTTCCTCGGCCTCGGCGCTCAGCCGCCGATGCCGGAATGGGGTGCGATGATCGCCGCCGGGCGCAACTACCTTGTCGATCAATGGTGGGTCGCTGCGATGCCTGGTCTCGCCATCTTCGTGGTGAGCCTCAGTTTCAACCTGTTGGGCGACGGCTTGCGCGACGTCCTGGATCCGAAGGCTGCGAAGTGA
- a CDS encoding ABC transporter ATP-binding protein yields the protein MKPLLELEDLRVRFHLRTGTVEAVRGVSFRLGRERLGIVGESGSGKSQTGRAILGLTPPSGDVTASRLDFDGVDLLKASRRTLRQLRGGRISMVMQDPKYSLNPVMTLGEQIVEAYRAHARASRAEARDRTLAILEAVKISDPRRVFSLYPHEVSGGMGQRAMIAMMLVTNPDLLIADEPTSALDVTVSMEVLRILDELVSERGMGLIFVSHDLKLVSSFCDRVLVMYAGRVVEELEATKLKEAEHPYTQGLIRCMPTLKNEVRPLPTLNRDPSWGL from the coding sequence ATGAAACCGCTTCTCGAACTCGAAGACCTTCGGGTCCGCTTCCATCTGCGCACGGGCACCGTCGAGGCCGTTCGCGGCGTTTCGTTCCGGCTCGGCCGCGAGCGGCTCGGCATCGTCGGCGAATCCGGTTCAGGAAAATCGCAAACGGGCCGCGCCATCCTGGGTCTCACACCACCTTCAGGAGACGTCACGGCCAGTCGTCTGGACTTCGATGGGGTCGATCTGCTCAAGGCCTCGCGGCGCACGCTTCGCCAACTGCGCGGCGGGCGCATCAGCATGGTGATGCAGGATCCGAAATACTCTCTCAACCCGGTCATGACCCTCGGCGAACAGATCGTCGAAGCTTACAGGGCGCATGCCAGAGCATCCCGCGCGGAGGCTCGCGACAGGACGCTGGCCATACTTGAAGCGGTGAAGATCAGCGACCCCCGGCGCGTATTCTCGCTCTACCCGCACGAAGTCTCGGGGGGCATGGGTCAGCGTGCGATGATCGCCATGATGCTCGTAACCAATCCCGATCTGCTGATTGCCGACGAACCGACGTCGGCCCTCGACGTCACGGTCTCGATGGAGGTGTTGCGCATCCTCGACGAGCTCGTCTCGGAGCGCGGGATGGGTCTGATCTTCGTCTCGCATGACCTGAAGCTCGTATCCTCTTTCTGCGACCGAGTGCTCGTGATGTATGCGGGCCGGGTGGTGGAGGAACTGGAGGCTACGAAACTCAAGGAAGCCGAGCATCCTTATACGCAGGGGCTGATCCGGTGCATGCCTACTCTGAAGAACGAGGTGCGCCCGCTGCCAACGCTCAACCGCGATCCTTCCTGGGGGCTGTGA
- a CDS encoding ABC transporter ATP-binding protein produces the protein MLDIRNLNVAFGTGRLGVVAVKNMSFSVARGEAYGLVGESGSGKSTGLRAICGLAPIRSGSVTVEGRQVATPRDKAFYRSVQMVFQDPYASLHPRHTVDRTLSEPLAIHGERDVEARILEALREVGLGPSFRFRYPHQLSGGQRQRIAIARALILRPKVLLLDEPTSALDASVQAEILNLLDDLRQRMGLTYVLVSHDLAVVAHLCKRLLVMRHGETVEETTSEALRSGNASNEYTRSLIKASQGFARECTPSAADPASRGHRSCHGG, from the coding sequence ATGCTAGACATTCGGAATCTCAATGTCGCCTTCGGTACGGGGCGGCTCGGCGTGGTCGCGGTCAAGAACATGAGCTTCAGCGTGGCGCGTGGCGAAGCTTACGGCCTCGTCGGCGAGTCCGGCTCGGGCAAGTCCACGGGGCTGCGCGCGATCTGCGGCCTCGCGCCGATCCGCAGTGGAAGTGTGACGGTGGAGGGCAGGCAAGTCGCCACGCCGCGCGACAAAGCCTTCTACCGTTCGGTGCAGATGGTTTTTCAGGACCCTTACGCCTCGCTCCACCCGCGCCATACGGTCGATCGCACGTTGTCCGAACCCCTCGCCATCCACGGTGAGAGGGATGTCGAGGCGCGGATCCTCGAGGCACTCAGAGAAGTGGGACTTGGCCCTTCCTTCCGCTTCCGCTATCCCCACCAGCTCTCGGGCGGCCAGCGCCAGCGCATCGCAATAGCCCGCGCACTGATACTGCGCCCCAAGGTGCTGCTGCTCGATGAACCGACCTCGGCGCTCGACGCTTCCGTGCAGGCTGAGATCCTGAACCTTCTTGATGACCTGCGCCAGAGGATGGGACTGACCTACGTTCTGGTGAGCCATGATCTCGCGGTCGTCGCGCATTTGTGCAAGCGCCTGCTGGTGATGCGCCATGGCGAGACCGTCGAGGAGACGACGTCCGAGGCGCTGCGGTCAGGGAACGCTTCGAACGAGTACACCCGGTCACTGATTAAGGCGAGTCAGGGATTCGCGCGTGAGTGCACTCCATCGGCAGCGGACCCCGCCAGCCGAGGACATCGGTCATGTCATGGTGGGTGA
- a CDS encoding MurR/RpiR family transcriptional regulator yields MSRKEAPQPAPPSFPFVEKIKERQATFSKAESAIAAYLVANVRDIPFETAASIASKLKLSPMTMGRFLRSLGYENLSALKEELGSTIHQIAWLVGERYERITSAERSRSEEDREAHGLSGSLDLELKSIIGTYELARTARFSQVAETVARADRVYVAGFQTVRGLAMDFALRLEYARPRVRFLDGVSGTYSELFADDVGKPVLILVDVRRYAKQAMLLARQASQANIDTVIVTDSVCYWAEELTDNVFRIATDIDMFWESNAPVTAFLGLLVDEVIRRLGPLVKKRGQRLQELQDNFGSFAE; encoded by the coding sequence ATGAGCCGCAAGGAAGCGCCCCAGCCGGCGCCGCCATCCTTCCCCTTCGTCGAGAAGATCAAGGAACGGCAGGCTACCTTCTCGAAGGCGGAAAGCGCCATCGCGGCCTATCTAGTCGCGAACGTCCGCGACATTCCTTTCGAGACCGCGGCCTCGATCGCGAGCAAGCTCAAGCTCAGCCCCATGACCATGGGGCGCTTCCTGCGTTCACTCGGCTATGAGAACCTTTCCGCTCTTAAGGAGGAACTGGGTAGCACGATTCATCAGATCGCCTGGCTCGTGGGAGAGCGGTACGAGCGCATCACCTCGGCCGAACGTTCCAGGAGTGAGGAGGACCGCGAGGCTCATGGCCTCTCTGGAAGTCTCGATTTGGAATTGAAGTCGATTATCGGCACCTACGAGCTCGCCCGCACCGCCAGGTTCAGCCAGGTTGCGGAGACGGTCGCCAGGGCCGATCGCGTGTATGTCGCAGGCTTTCAGACCGTGCGGGGTCTGGCCATGGATTTTGCCCTGCGTCTCGAATACGCCCGCCCGCGTGTCCGCTTCTTGGACGGCGTCAGCGGTACTTACAGCGAACTGTTCGCGGATGACGTCGGAAAACCGGTACTCATCCTCGTGGATGTCCGACGGTATGCGAAGCAGGCCATGCTTCTGGCCCGGCAGGCTTCGCAGGCCAACATCGATACTGTGATCGTCACGGATTCCGTGTGCTACTGGGCAGAGGAACTGACGGACAATGTTTTCCGCATCGCCACCGACATCGATATGTTCTGGGAGAGTAATGCGCCGGTGACGGCCTTTCTCGGTCTTCTTGTGGACGAGGTCATCCGCCGTCTGGGTCCGTTGGTCAAGAAGCGCGGCCAGCGGCTCCAAGAGCTGCAGGACAACTTTGGAAGTTTTGCGGAGTAG
- a CDS encoding P1 family peptidase, which yields MEIVQRLASGAHTKPRARDLGLPFSGKTGPFNAITDVSGVEVGYATVINDSPGAGKGPARTGVTAILPRGRSGLLRVPVWAGFHSLNGNGEMTGTHWIREAGYFLGPIGITNTHSLGTVHQAMLQWMIGKPDAGLAAYKFMLPVVAETCDAYLNDINAFHVTPAHVVEALDSASGGPLAEGNVGGGTGMICFEFKGGTGTSSRVVDLLGASYTVGCLVQANFGIRPLLKILGVPVGEHLASNRLWAGEQGSIIAVVATDAPLMPTQLERLARRAGLGIGRTGTPSGDGSGDLCLAFSTANLTMSESATQPELGNLAFLPNNRLDSLFEATAQAVEEAIINAMVAAESMVGREDRLVASIEHDAVKEVMRNYGRLNA from the coding sequence ATGGAGATCGTTCAGCGCTTGGCATCTGGAGCCCATACAAAGCCGCGGGCGCGGGACCTGGGCCTGCCCTTTTCGGGAAAGACCGGCCCTTTCAACGCCATCACGGATGTTTCCGGTGTGGAGGTCGGTTACGCGACCGTGATCAACGACTCCCCCGGAGCGGGTAAGGGACCGGCTCGCACTGGTGTCACTGCCATACTTCCAAGAGGCCGCTCAGGCCTTTTGCGGGTACCCGTATGGGCCGGCTTCCACTCGCTTAATGGAAACGGTGAGATGACGGGCACGCACTGGATCAGGGAAGCCGGGTATTTTCTGGGACCCATCGGCATAACCAACACCCATAGCCTTGGAACCGTTCATCAGGCAATGCTGCAATGGATGATCGGGAAGCCGGACGCCGGGCTTGCGGCTTATAAATTCATGCTGCCCGTGGTGGCCGAAACGTGCGACGCCTATCTCAACGACATTAACGCATTCCATGTCACGCCCGCGCACGTAGTAGAGGCTCTCGATAGCGCTTCCGGCGGACCTTTGGCCGAGGGCAACGTCGGCGGCGGAACCGGTATGATCTGCTTCGAGTTCAAAGGAGGGACGGGAACCTCGTCCCGCGTCGTGGACCTACTCGGTGCCAGCTATACCGTAGGCTGCCTTGTACAAGCGAATTTTGGCATTCGGCCTCTCTTAAAAATACTGGGGGTACCCGTTGGCGAACACCTCGCCTCGAACCGACTCTGGGCCGGCGAGCAGGGCTCGATCATCGCGGTCGTGGCGACCGACGCGCCCCTGATGCCCACCCAGTTGGAACGACTCGCCCGACGTGCTGGACTCGGAATCGGCCGGACCGGAACACCGTCCGGGGACGGATCCGGCGATCTGTGCCTCGCCTTCTCAACGGCAAACCTTACGATGAGTGAATCGGCGACCCAGCCGGAATTGGGTAACCTTGCCTTCCTGCCGAACAACAGGCTCGATTCACTTTTCGAGGCGACGGCGCAGGCCGTGGAGGAAGCAATCATCAATGCCATGGTGGCGGCCGAGTCGATGGTGGGACGCGAGGACAGGCTTGTTGCCTCCATCGAGCACGATGCTGTAAAGGAGGTTATGCGCAACTATGGACGATTGAACGCATGA
- the panD gene encoding aspartate 1-decarboxylase has product MRKVIAAKLHGITVTDADLNYHGSITLDPDHCDEAGILPLEFVEIWNKASGARISTYVIYGERGSRCCVLNGAAARTCQIGDEIIVCSSAYVEKSQIAEIKPRVLTFNRDNSVRDRMFYDAGAREDGTMTFSVREGSLDGTTLKTPVRANRS; this is encoded by the coding sequence ATGAGAAAAGTCATTGCCGCCAAGCTTCATGGCATCACCGTGACGGACGCGGATCTGAACTACCACGGTTCAATAACCCTGGATCCAGATCATTGCGATGAGGCGGGTATCCTTCCGCTGGAATTCGTAGAGATCTGGAACAAGGCCTCGGGCGCGCGAATCAGCACGTATGTCATCTACGGCGAGAGGGGCTCTCGTTGCTGTGTGCTGAACGGGGCCGCTGCTCGCACCTGCCAAATCGGGGACGAGATAATCGTTTGCTCGTCGGCATATGTTGAGAAGAGTCAGATTGCAGAGATCAAACCGCGAGTGCTGACGTTCAATCGGGACAATTCTGTGCGCGACCGCATGTTTTACGATGCTGGAGCCAGGGAGGATGGAACAATGACGTTCAGCGTTCGCGAGGGGTCTCTTGATGGCACCACCCTAAAGACTCCAGTTCGGGCCAATCGGTCGTAG
- a CDS encoding D-alanine--D-alanine ligase, translating into MLFVSKGDRETATQRKGSAMQLALMYGGRSVEHDWSIAMYNHFADVLNSAPDISPVSIYYIARSGELLRLPLDGSVPKHEEFAARAETHQLDSLAHLLKSDGHFVFSLLQGQDGEDGQIQALAQFHDIPGSFGDKTAAMLAADKYLQCLIVNRLCADLTPIPTVHVSQCNLELGIAAALRQLSGSCVLKPNTLGGSFHTECVDALSADGLRSYSRRIAPYDASFLVQRRIVGMEYTCGVLIDRHSITALPVARFNNPSGFLGYDQKTQKGSYSVEFDIENSLQTRIAAISRQIAMEFRLHTFARLDFIVDEEERIHFFEVNVVPGLTAGSVYPKMLAEAGLDLCHVVRLAASNEEYHRHREALRKTATSRIRYGLPVAAAT; encoded by the coding sequence ATGCTCTTCGTCTCCAAAGGCGACCGCGAAACCGCAACTCAACGAAAGGGATCTGCCATGCAATTGGCGCTCATGTATGGGGGCCGGTCGGTCGAGCACGACTGGTCGATCGCGATGTACAATCACTTCGCCGACGTTCTCAACAGTGCTCCCGACATTTCACCAGTATCCATCTATTACATCGCACGTTCGGGGGAGCTGCTAAGGCTACCCCTGGATGGCAGCGTTCCCAAGCACGAAGAGTTTGCAGCGCGTGCAGAAACGCATCAGCTCGATTCTCTCGCTCACCTACTCAAGAGCGACGGGCATTTCGTCTTCTCACTTCTTCAAGGGCAGGACGGCGAGGACGGCCAAATTCAGGCGCTAGCTCAGTTCCACGACATTCCAGGCAGCTTTGGCGACAAGACTGCGGCGATGCTTGCAGCAGACAAGTACCTGCAATGTCTGATTGTAAATCGGCTCTGCGCCGACTTGACGCCCATTCCGACGGTCCACGTCTCGCAATGCAACCTCGAGCTTGGTATCGCAGCGGCCCTGCGGCAACTTTCTGGCTCGTGTGTCCTGAAGCCGAACACGCTCGGAGGTTCGTTCCATACGGAATGTGTGGACGCGCTCTCGGCGGACGGCCTCCGTTCCTATTCGCGGCGGATCGCTCCATATGACGCCTCCTTCTTGGTTCAGCGGCGAATTGTCGGAATGGAGTACACCTGCGGCGTTTTAATCGACCGCCATAGCATTACGGCGCTTCCGGTCGCGCGGTTCAACAATCCCTCGGGCTTCCTCGGATATGATCAGAAGACGCAGAAAGGCAGCTACTCTGTCGAGTTTGACATAGAGAACAGCCTTCAAACCCGTATCGCCGCGATCTCCAGGCAAATTGCTATGGAGTTCAGGCTCCACACGTTCGCCCGCCTCGATTTCATCGTCGACGAGGAAGAACGCATTCACTTCTTCGAAGTCAACGTGGTTCCGGGACTTACCGCAGGGAGCGTCTACCCCAAGATGCTCGCCGAAGCTGGTTTGGACTTGTGCCACGTCGTTCGGCTAGCTGCCTCCAATGAAGAGTACCACCGGCACCGGGAAGCGCTTCGCAAGACCGCCACGAGCCGCATCCGCTATGGACTACCAGTGGCCGCGGCAACCTAG
- a CDS encoding DMT family transporter: MKIRAHPFGNLVPPVATAVALMVAGSALAPLIDAAGKKMVASYAVFQIVWIRYAVHAFTTGTLTAVGRQGVEALKPTKVQLLRGAAQFGSTLFFMAALRTLSLTSALVIVFLAPLIVVIVRSALGLAGADRRSVLIAALGALGVLFAYAPQLTSFQPIGGLCAIVAAILLALYFLVTGHVAATSGSIVNSFHTAWPGAVLGAPFALISFANPTAPDWLILIGMGLTSALSHFLVSAAMRTPFSSSIAPAAYVEVPAGAFYAALLFGHYPTPSEIIGGVMVVVAGMCIALHLGRGKSPGP, from the coding sequence ATGAAAATACGCGCACATCCTTTTGGCAACCTTGTGCCGCCGGTGGCTACCGCTGTCGCCCTCATGGTGGCCGGATCGGCGCTCGCACCGCTGATCGACGCTGCGGGCAAGAAAATGGTGGCCTCATACGCCGTCTTTCAGATCGTGTGGATTCGCTACGCTGTGCATGCTTTCACGACCGGTACATTGACGGCAGTTGGTCGGCAGGGGGTGGAAGCGCTCAAGCCCACCAAAGTGCAGCTTCTGAGAGGGGCCGCACAGTTCGGCTCAACTCTCTTTTTCATGGCGGCTCTTCGGACGTTGTCGCTCACCAGCGCTCTGGTGATCGTGTTCCTCGCCCCCCTTATCGTCGTCATCGTCAGATCAGCGCTTGGTTTGGCGGGCGCCGACAGGCGCAGCGTCCTGATTGCCGCGCTCGGGGCACTAGGCGTCCTCTTCGCCTACGCACCGCAATTGACCAGCTTCCAGCCGATTGGCGGGCTATGCGCGATTGTCGCGGCAATCTTGCTTGCACTGTACTTCTTGGTAACTGGGCATGTGGCCGCGACATCCGGCAGTATAGTCAATAGCTTTCATACAGCTTGGCCCGGCGCCGTACTAGGAGCGCCGTTTGCGCTGATTTCCTTTGCAAACCCGACAGCACCCGACTGGCTGATCCTGATCGGCATGGGTCTAACGTCGGCGCTTAGTCACTTCCTCGTCTCCGCCGCCATGCGGACGCCATTCTCGAGCTCGATCGCACCTGCGGCCTACGTCGAAGTCCCTGCCGGCGCATTCTACGCCGCACTGCTCTTCGGACATTATCCGACCCCTTCAGAGATCATTGGCGGGGTGATGGTCGTGGTTGCTGGCATGTGTATTGCTCTCCATCTAGGCCGCGGAAAGTCTCCTGGCCCATGA
- a CDS encoding aspartate/glutamate racemase family protein, with protein sequence MLNNNSKQRRIALVGGVSWASSAEYYRRLNIILTDSDEPGLVAVDLNFKHVLEAQELNIFEKEMELVSDGISRAARAGGEIILVCSNTTSRTLNSVAHPDVEVISLIDCVSSHLDELKYTETLLLGTRYTMERDFYRSAMQRQDRKIRIPEGDDRKKIHGIIYDELCRGKILHTSKQWFREMLEFYTAKFTKLDSIILGCTELSLLGMPETVNQCAVIDTIAVHIDTALQVASIA encoded by the coding sequence ATGCTGAACAATAATAGCAAACAAAGGAGAATAGCTCTGGTTGGCGGCGTAAGCTGGGCGTCATCGGCCGAATATTACAGGCGTCTGAACATAATTCTAACCGACTCGGATGAGCCTGGGCTCGTCGCAGTGGACCTGAACTTTAAACACGTGCTGGAGGCTCAAGAGCTGAATATATTTGAAAAAGAAATGGAGTTGGTCAGCGACGGCATTTCGCGTGCGGCGCGCGCCGGAGGAGAAATTATACTGGTATGCTCGAACACTACGAGCAGGACACTAAATAGTGTCGCCCATCCAGACGTAGAGGTCATCAGCTTGATCGACTGCGTCTCATCTCACCTTGATGAATTAAAGTACACGGAAACCCTTCTTCTGGGGACGCGATATACGATGGAACGCGACTTCTACCGGTCGGCGATGCAGCGACAGGATAGGAAAATTAGAATTCCAGAAGGTGATGATCGCAAGAAAATCCACGGCATCATATACGATGAATTATGCAGAGGCAAAATTCTGCACACTTCAAAGCAATGGTTTCGCGAAATGCTTGAGTTTTACACCGCCAAGTTCACCAAGCTTGATAGTATTATACTTGGCTGCACCGAGCTTTCATTGCTGGGAATGCCGGAAACGGTTAATCAATGCGCTGTGATCGACACCATCGCCGTTCACATTGACACTGCTCTTCAAGTGGCATCGATTGCATGA